One Candidatus Limnocylindrales bacterium genomic window carries:
- the pheT gene encoding phenylalanine--tRNA ligase subunit beta yields MRVSYQWLSELVADLPPLDDVVRCLTMGGLEVESVEKPKLAYGEALVVARIARMEPHPNADRLTLCHVDDGGPLRQVVCGARNMQEGDTVVLARPGCELPGGLRIKAARLRGVESQGMLCSASELGLEQESQGILILENGLTAGIPAARLLGLDDVILEVAITPNRGDCLSMRGIAREVSALCGASLRPMAAAPAVRLGEGAVPVCIEVRDRCSLYRGGVLRGVRVAASPTWLRTRLAAAGLRSINNVVDVTNFVLLELGQPLHAFDLPLLDGPEIRVRLGRPGERLRTLDDRDLELDGDDLVIADARRPVALAGVMGGAETAVSNGTHEILLEAAVFDPAGVRRTSRRHSIATDSSYRFERGIDATSVDSALARAMALLQELALASRDEAVCADGASPTEVRRITLRPARVQQVLGVAVETSQIGDILSALGCEVAARQEDGALAVGVPGHRIDLEREIDLIEEVARVRGYDAIPAVLPHMPMMRVRISRHERAQRDLRALLTACGVSEHLAMTFATAHDNRRFPGLHEGEPVRLLNPVRAGEDELRRSVLGSLTAAVRVNAAAAQPRIDLFTIGSTFFRGSGGQVEQRQSLGIVLCGARPGRGPGRNEPLSFGDLKAITERVLTLLAPGLAARFVATSARAEYHPRSCAAVQVGEAVLAHLGKLHPDIAEQLEITEEIFLAEIDYPRVVEYSPRHPGLRPIPRYPSSTRDVSLLVARTMPAGAAIEAVERLEDPCIESIVVFDEYSGAGIGQDEKALGYTIVYRAADRTLTDAEVTALHEKVSNVLIEQLRARVRT; encoded by the coding sequence ATGCGCGTCTCGTATCAATGGCTGTCCGAGCTCGTTGCCGATCTGCCTCCTCTCGACGATGTCGTACGGTGCCTGACGATGGGCGGGCTCGAGGTCGAGTCGGTGGAAAAGCCGAAGCTCGCCTACGGAGAGGCGCTGGTCGTCGCGCGGATCGCACGGATGGAGCCGCATCCCAACGCCGACCGCCTGACGCTGTGCCACGTCGACGACGGCGGGCCGCTGCGCCAGGTCGTGTGCGGCGCGCGCAACATGCAGGAGGGCGACACGGTGGTGCTGGCGCGGCCGGGCTGCGAGCTGCCCGGCGGACTGCGCATCAAGGCCGCCAGGCTGCGAGGCGTCGAGTCGCAGGGGATGCTGTGCTCGGCATCGGAGCTGGGGCTCGAGCAGGAGAGCCAAGGCATCCTCATCCTCGAAAACGGCCTGACGGCGGGCATTCCGGCAGCGCGGCTGCTCGGGCTCGACGACGTGATCCTCGAGGTCGCGATCACGCCCAACCGCGGCGACTGCCTGAGCATGCGCGGAATCGCGCGCGAGGTCTCCGCGCTGTGCGGCGCCTCGCTGCGGCCGATGGCGGCGGCGCCGGCCGTGCGTCTCGGTGAAGGCGCGGTTCCCGTTTGCATCGAAGTACGCGACCGCTGCTCGCTCTATCGCGGCGGCGTGCTGCGCGGCGTGCGCGTTGCGGCCTCGCCCACCTGGCTGCGAACGCGGCTTGCGGCAGCGGGCCTGCGCTCGATCAACAATGTCGTCGACGTGACCAACTTCGTTCTTCTCGAGCTCGGTCAGCCGCTTCATGCGTTCGATCTGCCGCTGCTGGACGGCCCCGAGATCCGGGTGCGGCTGGGCCGGCCGGGTGAGCGGCTTCGCACTCTCGATGATCGAGACCTCGAGCTCGACGGCGACGATCTCGTGATCGCCGACGCGCGCCGTCCCGTCGCTCTGGCCGGCGTGATGGGTGGCGCCGAGACGGCCGTGAGCAACGGCACGCACGAGATCCTGCTTGAAGCCGCGGTCTTCGATCCGGCCGGCGTGCGCCGCACCTCCCGCCGCCACTCCATCGCCACCGACTCCTCCTATCGTTTCGAACGCGGCATCGACGCGACGTCGGTCGATTCGGCGCTGGCGCGGGCGATGGCGCTGCTGCAGGAGCTCGCGCTGGCCTCGCGTGACGAGGCCGTCTGTGCAGACGGAGCATCGCCGACCGAGGTCCGGCGCATCACGCTGCGTCCGGCGCGCGTGCAGCAGGTGCTGGGCGTGGCGGTCGAGACATCGCAGATCGGCGACATTCTCTCTGCGCTCGGTTGCGAGGTCGCAGCGCGCCAGGAGGATGGCGCACTCGCCGTCGGCGTGCCGGGCCACCGCATCGATCTGGAACGCGAGATCGATCTGATCGAGGAGGTCGCGCGCGTGCGCGGCTACGACGCCATTCCAGCCGTCCTTCCGCACATGCCGATGATGCGCGTGCGCATCTCGCGCCACGAGCGTGCGCAGCGCGACCTGCGCGCACTGCTGACGGCCTGCGGTGTGAGCGAGCACCTGGCGATGACGTTCGCGACGGCGCACGACAACCGGCGTTTCCCGGGGCTGCACGAAGGAGAGCCCGTGCGTCTGCTCAATCCCGTGCGCGCGGGAGAAGACGAGCTGAGGCGCAGCGTGCTGGGCTCGCTGACGGCAGCGGTACGGGTCAATGCGGCGGCGGCACAGCCGCGCATCGACCTCTTCACGATCGGCTCGACCTTTTTCCGGGGAAGCGGCGGCCAGGTGGAGCAGCGCCAGAGCCTGGGCATCGTGCTCTGCGGCGCCCGGCCCGGCCGCGGGCCGGGAAGGAACGAGCCGCTGTCGTTCGGCGACCTCAAGGCCATCACCGAGAGGGTGCTGACCCTGCTGGCTCCCGGCCTTGCAGCGCGGTTCGTTGCAACGAGTGCGCGGGCGGAGTACCACCCGCGATCCTGCGCCGCCGTTCAGGTGGGCGAGGCGGTCCTGGCCCACCTTGGCAAGCTCCATCCCGATATCGCGGAACAGCTGGAAATTACAGAAGAAATCTTCCTGGCCGAGATTGACTACCCGAGGGTCGTTGAGTATTCTCCGCGCCATCCGGGGCTGCGTCCGATCCCGCGCTACCCGAGCTCGACGCGTGACGTTTCACTTCTCGTTGCGCGCACGATGCCGGCTGGTGCCGCGATCGAGGCAGTGGAGCGTCTGGAGGATCCCTGCATCGAAAGCATCGTCGTGTTCGACGAGTACAGCGGAGCGGGTATCGGTCAGGACGAGAAAGCGCTTGGCTACACGATCGTGTACCGTGCAGCCGATCGAACGCTCACCGACGCCGAGGTGACGGCCCTGCATGAGAAGGTTTCAAACGTGCTGATCGAGCAACTTCGGGCGCGGGTTCGTACATGA
- a CDS encoding integration host factor subunit alpha codes for MTAPDLPWAAHEASRMTKAEIVERIYERVGFSKKEAAEVVESIFEVIKARLEQGEKVKISGFGNFVINEKRPRKGRNPQTGEEIVITGRRVLSFKPSQVLKRTINSDGAA; via the coding sequence ATGACAGCTCCCGATCTTCCCTGGGCGGCACACGAGGCGTCGCGAATGACCAAGGCCGAAATCGTCGAGCGCATCTACGAAAGGGTGGGGTTCTCCAAGAAGGAGGCCGCCGAAGTGGTCGAGTCGATCTTCGAGGTCATCAAGGCCCGACTCGAGCAGGGCGAGAAGGTGAAGATCTCCGGGTTCGGCAACTTCGTGATCAACGAGAAGAGGCCGCGCAAGGGGCGCAATCCGCAGACTGGTGAGGAGATCGTCATCACCGGTCGCCGGGTCCTCAGCTTCAAGCCGAGCCAGGTCCTCAAACGGACCATCAACTCGGACGGCGCGGCGTGA
- a CDS encoding MerR family transcriptional regulator, with the protein MNEEGEEHGDLQNVEVAEGTGLPPDKLYFKIGEVARIVGVKPYVLRYWESEFSVIKPGKTRSKHRLYRRKDVETLLRIKDLLHHRRFTIEGARRQLRQDAAAESGGAVGGVETESLREIRDALIQIRDSLS; encoded by the coding sequence GTGAACGAGGAAGGCGAGGAGCACGGCGACCTTCAGAACGTCGAAGTCGCCGAGGGCACGGGGCTTCCGCCCGACAAGCTCTACTTCAAGATCGGCGAGGTGGCCAGAATCGTCGGGGTCAAGCCCTACGTCCTGCGCTACTGGGAATCCGAGTTCAGCGTCATCAAGCCCGGCAAGACGCGCTCCAAGCACCGCCTCTACCGCCGCAAGGACGTGGAGACGCTGCTCCGAATCAAGGACCTGCTCCACCACCGGCGCTTCACCATCGAAGGGGCGCGCCGCCAGCTCCGCCAGGATGCGGCTGCCGAAAGCGGAGGCGCCGTCGGCGGCGTCGAAACCGAGTCGCTGCGCGAGATCCGCGACGCCCTGATCCAGATCCGCGATTCGCTGTCCTGA